The Flavobacteriales bacterium genomic interval TGAGAATGCGATCGGGAGGGTCAGTCGCATGGATGCCATCAACAATAAGAGCATCAATGAAGCGGCATTGCGTCAGACCGAGGTCAAGCTCCGTAAACTGGAGACCGCCTTGGAAAAGGTGGGCGAAGAGTTCTTCGGTCTGTGCGGAGCCTGCGGTCAGGAAATCCCGGTGGGCAGACTGATGTTGATGCCAGAGAGTGTGTTCTGTGTGCAGTGTGCTGAGCGGAGAAGGTGATGTACACCTCCTTATGCTATTCTGAGTCAGCTCCTAGCCTGAATGTCTCCTGAAGCATTCCCAATCTATACAGATCAAAATGTAGGAGTGAGGAGCTCCCTTCGGCCAATGACCTCCTGATCATGGGACTTAGCACACGGAAGAGTGGCCCGAGAATGAACCGCAATGGAGCACTTTTCCTATAGATGCGCAGGAGACGCACATCTGCAAAGAGTTCTTCAGCATATGAAGTATTCTTGACGATGAAGTGCAGATTAGACAGGGCTTTATCAGTATGCATCAAGAAGACATCGTTCTCTTCCAGATGATCATTGAGAATGGGATTATCTATATGGAGAATGTCGACTCCTCGCCTCCTTAATTCGATACCCATCAGCGTATCCTCATGTCCGTAGTCGGTCAGGCGCTCATCAAAGGGAATGGCCGCAAGAACGGATTTGAGAATCACGAAATTGTTGGTCATGAACCCTTGATGCGGATGCGTATTCCGTTGAGCTGCCGATCGAGATTCCCGCTTTCTTCCATAGGTCCATCGAAGTCTCTGAGCAGTAGGAGGTTCCTGCTGCGGATATAGCCTTCCTCCACAGATGACCTTATCCGGATGCGACCGGATGGAGTCAATATAATGCTTCAAGAAATCATCCCGGCAGACCAGTCCATCGCAATCCAGGAATAGGAGATGCCCATGGGATGCATGTTCTAAGAATCGGTTCCGGATACGCGCCCTACCGATATTCTCGTCCAGTTGGATATAGTTTATCTCACTATGGATCTGCCGGTTCTTCTGCCGTATCTCAGTATCGGAGGCATCATCGATCAAGATTATCTCTACCTCGACTTCTAGCGACCGGCTTTGCTGGAGTAGGTCATCGACCAAGGTCTGAATCGGTCTTTGAAATACGGGTATACAGATGGACAGCATCGGTGGTCTGGGCGGTTGATCAGCTTAGTACGGTGATTCTTATAATTCGAAAGTCGACCCTTATTTCCGTTCGATCTTCACATCTCCCGATTTGGTCTTGAACCGGTCCGAAGCGATGACTTTCCCATCCCTATATTCCTCTGTCATACGCGGTTCCCCATTCTCATCGTAGTGCACCAATCTCCCGTGGAGTTGATCGTCCTTGAAATTCCGTTCGGTATAGATGGTCCCATCTTCATACCATCCCAACCACCTTCCGGTCTTCTTGCCCATGTCGTAGTGATATTGATAGCGTAGAATCCCGTTCTCATAGTACTCCTTGTATTCCCCGTGTTCTTTCTCATCTATCACCGTACCTTCTTTGAACATATTTCCATTGGGGTGCCAGGTGCGCCATAATCCCTGCTTCACGCCATTCACATAACTGCGCATGGCCATCGGAGTCCCATCTTTCTTTATGAAATATGCCTCACCGGTATAGGGCTCATCATCCAAGGTAAATACACCATCTACAGGCCTGAGGTCTGAGAATTGTACAGTGTCCTCAGGAACTTGAGCACTGAGCGTGCCAGTCAGGATCAGAAATAGGAAAGCGGTCCAGATACTTCGCATGGCTTCGGTGATCGTTGATTTTTCAATGAAGTTAAACACAAAGAACGGTCCAAGATGCAGTAATCTTGCACACGACCATGAGGTTTGGGGCGATCGACATAGGAACGAATGCGGTGAGGTTGATCATCAAAGAGGTCCATGAATTCGAGGGAAGCTTCCGCTCTTTCAAGATCTGTTATACCCGCGTACCCATTCGTCTAGGGGCAGATGTGTTTTCTTCTGGTGCGATAAGTCGTACCAAGCAGAACCAGTTACTGCAAACCTTGCAGGCCTTCAAACTCCTTATGGAAGTGCAAGGAGTCATCGAATATAGAGCGTGCAGCACTTCAGCTATGCGAGAAGCGGAGAATGGATCAGAAGTGGTGCAATATATCCGGTCCGAATCCAACGTTAATCTCGAGATACTCAGTGGAGAAGATGAAGCAGAGGCCCTGATGGCCAATTTCCGAACACAGAATCTGGATCCCGAGCAACTGTATCTCTTCATAGATGTAGGAGGAGGGAGCACCGAGTTCAGCCTGATCCGTAATGGGGAGCGAATTCTTGCCCGTTCATTCAAGATAGGTACGGTCAGAGAGCTCTATGGCAAGGTCGACCCCGATGAATGGACCCGACTGAAGGAATTTGCGTCCAAGATCAAGCAGATGGACGAGAAGGTCATAGGCATAGGCACGGGAGGGAATATCAACCGGATCTATAAAGAATCAGGTAAGACCCAACTGAGTAACATCTCTCCTCAAGAGATCCTCAAGGTGAAACACTGGCTCTTGGATCACAGCTATGAGGAACGTATACACAAGCTGAAACTCAAACCTGACCGGGCCGATGTGATCATCCCTGCGGCTGATATCTATCTGGACTCCATGCTATTTGCCGGAGTGGAGGAGATGATCGTACCGCGATTGGGTCTTTCCGATGGACTCATCCTGCGCATGTTCAATGATATGCGCCAGTCGGCTTGAGATCTCAGAGAATCTCTCTCAACTCCCGTAGTTCTTCGATGACATAAGTGGGACGTATGTCCTGCGCCTTCTGATACGGATTGAAGAATACCTGATCCATCCCGAAGTGTTGTGCTCCTTTGATATCGGCTTCGAGATTATCCCCGATCATGATGGACACATCCGGAGTGGTGGTCGCCTCTTGCATGGCCCTTCTGAAGATCCGCTCGTGAGGTTTCCGCTGTCCTACCATCTCAGAAGTGATCACCTTGGAGAAGAAGGGTAATAGACCCGACTGTTCGAGTTTGATGTGCTGCACTTCTTCAAATCCATTGGTGATGATGTGCATCTGATAGCCCTTCTCACGTAGATACTCCAATGTCTCGATGGCATAGGGAAAGAGTGCCGTCTGATACGGGCTGCGTTTGACATATTGGTCGGCCAAGGTCCAGGAGAGGGCCTCATCATCGAATCCGAATCGGATAAGCGCATCACGGAAACGACCGATACGCAACACCTTCTTGGTCACTCTACCCGCTCTATATTGCTGCCAGTAGTTGTCATTGACCTCCACATAGGTCTGATGAAAACGATCGAAATCTGTGGATAGCGGATTCAGATAGTCATTGAACAACTCTTGGAGAGCGCTCCGGGAATTGGTGTCGAAATCCCAGAGGGTGTGATCCAGGTCGAAGAAAAGGTCTCTATATCTATCCACTGAATAAGTTTCTGATCAGCCAAGAGACCGATGTGAGCATGAAGGTCCATACGGTGAATGCCAGCATCATGGAAGGGATAGCTCTGGCAGGTTCTCGAAAGAATTTAGCGGTCACCAATCCTGCAATGGGCACGGAGATGATACCTGCGATGACACCCATTCCCCGTATCCCGTATTTCATCTTGATACGGATGATGCGTCTATTCAATCGGGTGAATCGCCTAGCAGGTCGTTTGCGCATGCGATTCAGATTGCCGAAGATGAGGTCACCAAAAAAATAGAATGCACTGAATCCGATGGATGATGAGATCGACACCAAGACAAAGGTGGTCGTCCAGCTATAGCCAGCAGCGATCATAGTACTCGGAGTGATAACGAACTTGATCACTGCGAGTAGGAACCATGCTAGATATTCGTACAGTTCGCTATCCATCACTGCTTGGCCCCATAGGCCAGATCTCCTGCGTCACCCAATCCGGGAACGATGTAGGACATGTCATTGAGTTCAGGGTCGATGGCTCCGCAATGTATGGTGGTGTTGTCTGGAAGATGTTTTTGAATGGTGCGTATGCCTACATTGCTTGCGATAGCGCAGGCTACATGCACTTTGGAAGGTGTACCTCTTTCAATCAATGCCTCATATGCAAGTATCAAAGAGGTGCCTGTGGCCAACATGGGATCACAGAGGATCAATTCCTTGCCTTCTAGATCCGGGCATGCGATATATTCTACCTCCACTTCGATCTCATCAGAATTCCCATGGGGTTTGCGGTAGGCGGATACAAAGGCATTCTCAGCACGATCGAAATAATTCAACATGCCCTGATGGATGGTAAGCCCTGCGCGCAATATCGACACGATCACGGGCTGATTCTTCATGAGCATCTGGTCGATCTTCCCTAAAGGTGTGGTGACATTCTGCGGGTCGTAGTCCATCAATTTGGAGATCTCGTAACCCATTACTTCTCCTATGCGCTCTAGATTCCTTCTGAATCGAAGTGGGTCCTTCTGGACATCCACATCCCTGATCTCGGCAATGAAATGATTGCATACCGAACGTTCTAGACTGAGATCTCTGAGCATAGGGAATTCTTTGTGTCAAAGATATCTCTACCCAGAGAACCTCATATCAGGTTTTCGATGGCAGATTCGAAGTCGGGATAGGAAAAATCGAATCCAGCTTTATGCAAGGCTCCGGGCACGACATGGCTACTCTCCAATATCAGACTGGGCTCTATGCCCATGATGTACGCGCCTAACTTTATTCCAAAAGCAGGAGCGGGCAGGCCGAATGGCATGCCTATAGCCTTTCTCAGCTTACGCATCATGTCTGCGTTGGTCAGCGGACCTGGAGCGGCCAGATTGAAGATGCCGGAGAGCCCTTCATGGTCCATGATAAATTTCACCGCCCTACAGAGATCCTGGTAGTGGATCCAACTGACCATCTGCTTTCCGCTACCTTGTCTACCTCCCAGTCCTAAGCGTGTGATACGTAGGATAGGAGGGAGGAATCCATCCTCAGCATTGAGTACTGGGGTGATACGTAAGATGACCTGACGGGTGCCTTCTCGCTGGAATTTCAAAGCTGCTTCTTCCCAGGCCACGCTCAGTTG includes:
- a CDS encoding glycosyltransferase family 2 protein translates to MLSICIPVFQRPIQTLVDDLLQQSRSLEVEVEIILIDDASDTEIRQKNRQIHSEINYIQLDENIGRARIRNRFLEHASHGHLLFLDCDGLVCRDDFLKHYIDSIRSHPDKVICGGRLYPQQEPPTAQRLRWTYGRKRESRSAAQRNTHPHQGFMTNNFVILKSVLAAIPFDERLTDYGHEDTLMGIELRRRGVDILHIDNPILNDHLEENDVFLMHTDKALSNLHFIVKNTSYAEELFADVRLLRIYRKSAPLRFILGPLFRVLSPMIRRSLAEGSSSLLHFDLYRLGMLQETFRLGADSE
- a CDS encoding toxin-antitoxin system YwqK family antitoxin, which produces MRSIWTAFLFLILTGTLSAQVPEDTVQFSDLRPVDGVFTLDDEPYTGEAYFIKKDGTPMAMRSYVNGVKQGLWRTWHPNGNMFKEGTVIDEKEHGEYKEYYENGILRYQYHYDMGKKTGRWLGWYEDGTIYTERNFKDDQLHGRLVHYDENGEPRMTEEYRDGKVIASDRFKTKSGDVKIERK
- a CDS encoding exopolyphosphatase, whose translation is MRFGAIDIGTNAVRLIIKEVHEFEGSFRSFKICYTRVPIRLGADVFSSGAISRTKQNQLLQTLQAFKLLMEVQGVIEYRACSTSAMREAENGSEVVQYIRSESNVNLEILSGEDEAEALMANFRTQNLDPEQLYLFIDVGGGSTEFSLIRNGERILARSFKIGTVRELYGKVDPDEWTRLKEFASKIKQMDEKVIGIGTGGNINRIYKESGKTQLSNISPQEILKVKHWLLDHSYEERIHKLKLKPDRADVIIPAADIYLDSMLFAGVEEMIVPRLGLSDGLILRMFNDMRQSA
- a CDS encoding noncanonical pyrimidine nucleotidase, YjjG family: MDRYRDLFFDLDHTLWDFDTNSRSALQELFNDYLNPLSTDFDRFHQTYVEVNDNYWQQYRAGRVTKKVLRIGRFRDALIRFGFDDEALSWTLADQYVKRSPYQTALFPYAIETLEYLREKGYQMHIITNGFEEVQHIKLEQSGLLPFFSKVITSEMVGQRKPHERIFRRAMQEATTTPDVSIMIGDNLEADIKGAQHFGMDQVFFNPYQKAQDIRPTYVIEELRELREIL
- the upp gene encoding uracil phosphoribosyltransferase, with amino-acid sequence MLRDLSLERSVCNHFIAEIRDVDVQKDPLRFRRNLERIGEVMGYEISKLMDYDPQNVTTPLGKIDQMLMKNQPVIVSILRAGLTIHQGMLNYFDRAENAFVSAYRKPHGNSDEIEVEVEYIACPDLEGKELILCDPMLATGTSLILAYEALIERGTPSKVHVACAIASNVGIRTIQKHLPDNTTIHCGAIDPELNDMSYIVPGLGDAGDLAYGAKQ
- a CDS encoding TIGR01777 family protein — protein: MDKLVIAGGTGTIGQFLIQHLKERFSDIVVLSRSAGSGDGFRKVKWDGKEQGAWSRELDGADVVINLAGKSIQSRFTESNKKALYDSRVDTTTTIGTAIQLAERPPHIWFNASGAAIYPATGPAQANDETVKEIGEGFKSQLSVAWEEAALKFQREGTRQVILRITPVLNAEDGFLPPILRITRLGLGGRQGSGKQMVSWIHYQDLCRAVKFIMDHEGLSGIFNLAAPGPLTNADMMRKLRKAIGMPFGLPAPAFGIKLGAYIMGIEPSLILESSHVVPGALHKAGFDFSYPDFESAIENLI